The genomic region CCGCTGCCGAGCACCGGTTGCTGCAAGCTCTGGTCAACCAGAGCACCGCCGGGGAGATGGGCGGTGCGAACTGGCCGCACGTCCTTACCGAGCGGCTGCGGATCAGCCGAGCCGAGGCGCGTCGGCGCCTGGCCGAGGCCGCCGACCTCGGCCCGCGCACCGCATTGACCGGTGAGGCGTTGGAGCCGATGCTGCCCGAGGTCGCCAAGCGTCAGGCCGCGGGCGAGTTGGGTGCCGAGCACGTGCGCATCATCCGGACCTTCTTCGCGGAGCTGCCCGTTGGCGTCGATCTGCCGACCCGGGAGTCCTGCGAACACACGCTGGCTGCACTGGCGGCCGAACACACCCCCGAGGTCCTGGCCAAAGCCGCCGCGCGGCTGGCCGCCTATGTCAACCCCGACGGCGAGTTCAGCGACCGCGACCGCGCCGCCAAACGCGGGCTCAGCATCGGGCCACAGGGCGCCGACGGTATGAGTGCGATCCGCGGGCGCCTCGACCCCGAGGCCCGCGCCACCCTGGACGCCGTGCTGGCCAAGCTGGCCGCCCCGGGCATGTGCAACCCCGACGACGAAAAACCCTGCGTCGACGGCGAACCCGACGAGGAGACCGTGCGCCGCGACTACCGCAGCCCAGCCCAGCGCAATCACGACGCGCTGACCGCGATGGGCCGAGCCCTGCTGGCCTCCGGCCGGCTCGGTGAGCACAACGGGCTGCCGGTGAGCCTGATCGTCACCACCACCTTGCAGGACCTCGAAGCCGGTATCGGCCACGGGATCACCGCCGGCGGCACCATGCTGCCAATGCGCGAGGTCATCAAGCTGGCCAGCCACAGTTACCACTACCTGGCCGTCTTCGACAAGCACACCGGCCAAACGCTCTACCTGGGCCGCACCAAGCGCCTGGCCAACCGGGCCCAGCGCATCGTCCTCTATGCACGCCATCGCGGCTGCACCAAGCCCGGCTGCCCGGTCCCGGCCTACTGGACACAGGCGCACCACGCCGCTGCGGACTGGATCGACGGCGGCGAAACCAATGTCGACGACCTCACGTTGGCGTGCGGGCCCGACAACCGGCTGGTCGAAACCGGCGGCTGGACCACCCGCATACGGGATGACGGACGCACCGAGTGGATTCCGCCACCGCACCTCGACCGCGGGCAATCCCGCGTCAACAGCTACCACCACCCCGAAGAACTCCTCGACTGCGACGGCCGAACCGGTGATGACCCGTGACGACGCGACCTACCATCAGCGCCATGCGTGGCTTCAAGATCTTGATCACCGGGGTGACCGGTCAGGTCGCCCTGCCCGCTGCGCGCGCGCTGGCCGCCGAGAACGAGGTCTGGGGCATCGCGCGGTTCACCGATGCCGGGGCCCGCGAGCGGCTCGAGAAAGCCGGTGTGCGCTGCGAGACCGTCA from Mycobacterium sp. IDR2000157661 harbors:
- a CDS encoding HNH endonuclease signature motif containing protein, whose translation is MAIARDSVDAVVARLRAVREQISGLNVDALTPVERLELLGELEVDRRSQPAAEHRLLQALVNQSTAGEMGGANWPHVLTERLRISRAEARRRLAEAADLGPRTALTGEALEPMLPEVAKRQAAGELGAEHVRIIRTFFAELPVGVDLPTRESCEHTLAALAAEHTPEVLAKAAARLAAYVNPDGEFSDRDRAAKRGLSIGPQGADGMSAIRGRLDPEARATLDAVLAKLAAPGMCNPDDEKPCVDGEPDEETVRRDYRSPAQRNHDALTAMGRALLASGRLGEHNGLPVSLIVTTTLQDLEAGIGHGITAGGTMLPMREVIKLASHSYHYLAVFDKHTGQTLYLGRTKRLANRAQRIVLYARHRGCTKPGCPVPAYWTQAHHAAADWIDGGETNVDDLTLACGPDNRLVETGGWTTRIRDDGRTEWIPPPHLDRGQSRVNSYHHPEELLDCDGRTGDDP